Proteins from one Chelonia mydas isolate rCheMyd1 chromosome 14, rCheMyd1.pri.v2, whole genome shotgun sequence genomic window:
- the LOC114021157 gene encoding C-type lectin domain family 2 member D-like, translating into MYLDVKKTFDRVPYQSWIGYQGKCYYFSETEGNWNNSRSHCSALNASLAGIDSDQEKDFLLCYKGFLDRWISLQRKPGQAWRWPNGTKFDNRFPRRGGGKCAFLMDENWFGSSRCMKWRHWICSKPDVYTLGKGCIVELKV; encoded by the exons ATGTACTTGGACGTTAAGAAAACCTTTGACAGGGTCCCATACCAAA gcTGGATCGGGTACCAAGGGAAATGCTATTATTTCTCAGAGACTGAAGGGAACTGGAACAACAGCCGGAGCCACTGCTCTGCACTCAACGCCTCCCTGGCTGGGATCGACAGCGACCAGGAAAAG GATTTCCTGCTGTGCTATAAGGGCTTCCTTGACCGTTGGATCAGCCTCCAGAGGAAGCCAGGCCAGGCCTGGAGATGGCCCAATGGCACCAAATTCGACAACCG GTTTCCAAGAAGAGGAGGAGGCAAATGTGCTTTTCTGATGGATGAGAACTGGTTTGGCAGCTCAAGGTGTATGAAATGGAGACACTGGATCTGCAGCAAACCTGATGTCTATACGCTGGGGAAGGGATGCATTGTGGAGTTAAAAGTTTGA